Proteins encoded in a region of the Methylosinus trichosporium OB3b genome:
- the traA gene encoding Ti-type conjugative transfer relaxase TraA, with amino-acid sequence MAIYHLHVKIIGRKCGSSAVASAAYRSASRLRDDRLGRSHDFSAKRGVVHSEVMLPENAPEAWKDRERLWNDVEALEVRKDAQLAREVEFALPREMTERQGIELARDFVRSEFVDQGMIADLNVHWDVADDGMPKPHAHVMLTMRSVDENSFGPKVREWNRTELLERWRERWAELANERLAELDVDARIDHRSLEAQGIVLEPQSQIGATAQRIEGEGVEAADRAEMHREIARGNGERIIADPALALDAITHQQSTFTRRDMAMFAHRHSDGSDQFNAVMGAMREAPDLVQLGKDGRSDDRFTTRQMIETEQRLHRAADLMAAKERHEVGDRDREAALARAEARGLVLSGEQADALAHVTDGRDLGVVVGYAGTGKSAMLAVAREAWEAAGYEVRGVALSGIAAENLESGSGISSRTIASLEHGWGQGRDVLTARDVLVIDEAGMVGTRQLERVLSHAAEAGAKVVLVGDPQQLQSIEAGAAFRSICQRHGGAEIGEVRRQREDWQRDATRDLATGRTGDALHAYDKHGMVHAAATRGQARDDLIDRWDRDRQASPGRSRIILTHTNAEVRALNEAARGRMRDAGNLGDEVRLMVERGERSFARGDRVMFLRNERGLGVKNGTLGAIEQVSTQSMSVRTDDGRSVRFDLKDYDRIDHGYAATIHKAQGMTVDRTHVLATPGLDAHGAYVAMSRHRDRMELHYGHDDFTSQDRLLGALSRDRAKDMASDYERLEPARDYAERRGITFRARVAEIVKKAPEKVRGMFDGLRLPAAGGQGPERKVAEDPEAALRRARTKALIHHARAVDAIFEMQERGGKANPEQVKELQEARKVFEEVRPYGSHDAEAAYKKNPELASEVATGRTARAIRALQLETELRTDPQRRADRFVERWRELGQTSQRQYQAADMSGYKATRSAMGDMAQSLERDPQLESILAGRKRDLGIGVESGRRLGLELAFSHGIDLGRGRNIGL; translated from the coding sequence ATGGCGATCTATCATCTTCACGTCAAGATCATCGGCCGCAAATGCGGCTCCAGCGCGGTGGCGTCCGCCGCCTACCGCTCGGCCTCGCGGTTGCGCGACGACAGGCTCGGGCGCAGTCACGATTTCTCGGCCAAGCGCGGCGTCGTCCATTCCGAGGTGATGCTGCCGGAGAATGCGCCGGAGGCGTGGAAGGACCGCGAACGACTTTGGAATGATGTCGAGGCGCTCGAAGTCAGGAAGGATGCGCAGCTCGCCCGCGAAGTCGAATTCGCCCTTCCTCGCGAGATGACGGAGCGCCAGGGCATCGAACTCGCCCGCGATTTCGTGCGGTCCGAATTCGTGGACCAGGGCATGATCGCCGACCTCAATGTGCATTGGGATGTGGCCGATGACGGAATGCCGAAACCCCACGCGCATGTCATGCTGACCATGCGCTCGGTTGACGAGAATAGCTTCGGTCCGAAGGTGCGGGAGTGGAACCGCACCGAGTTGCTCGAACGCTGGCGGGAGCGTTGGGCAGAGCTTGCCAACGAGCGTCTGGCCGAACTCGACGTCGACGCGCGCATCGACCATCGCAGCTTGGAAGCGCAAGGCATCGTGCTGGAGCCGCAAAGCCAGATCGGCGCGACCGCGCAGCGCATCGAAGGCGAAGGTGTCGAGGCCGCCGACCGCGCGGAAATGCATCGCGAGATCGCGCGCGGCAATGGCGAGCGCATCATCGCCGATCCCGCCCTGGCGCTCGACGCCATCACGCATCAGCAATCGACCTTCACACGGCGCGACATGGCGATGTTCGCCCACCGGCACAGCGACGGGAGCGACCAGTTCAATGCGGTGATGGGCGCGATGCGGGAGGCGCCCGATCTCGTCCAATTGGGCAAGGATGGACGGAGCGATGATCGCTTCACCACCCGCCAGATGATCGAGACCGAGCAGCGCTTGCACCGCGCTGCCGACCTCATGGCTGCGAAGGAGCGCCACGAGGTCGGTGACAGGGACCGTGAAGCGGCGCTGGCGCGCGCGGAAGCACGCGGTCTCGTCCTTTCGGGAGAGCAGGCCGACGCGCTGGCGCACGTCACGGACGGGCGCGATCTCGGCGTCGTCGTTGGTTATGCCGGAACGGGGAAGAGCGCGATGCTGGCCGTGGCGCGCGAAGCTTGGGAAGCGGCCGGCTACGAGGTGCGAGGCGTGGCGCTGTCCGGCATCGCCGCCGAGAATCTCGAAAGCGGATCGGGCATCTCGTCGCGCACCATCGCCAGCCTGGAACACGGTTGGGGACAGGGCCGCGATGTGCTCACCGCGCGCGATGTTCTGGTAATCGACGAGGCGGGCATGGTCGGCACGCGCCAGTTGGAGCGCGTGCTGTCCCATGCCGCCGAGGCCGGCGCCAAGGTGGTGCTGGTCGGCGATCCGCAACAATTGCAATCCATCGAAGCCGGCGCGGCGTTCCGATCCATCTGCCAACGTCACGGTGGAGCGGAGATCGGCGAGGTGCGCCGCCAGCGGGAGGATTGGCAGCGCGACGCAACGCGCGATCTGGCGACCGGCCGAACCGGCGATGCGCTCCATGCCTATGACAAACATGGCATGGTCCATGCCGCTGCGACACGGGGACAGGCGCGCGACGATCTGATCGACCGCTGGGATCGCGACCGACAGGCGTCGCCGGGCCGCAGCCGTATCATCCTCACCCACACCAATGCCGAGGTGCGCGCCTTGAACGAGGCCGCGCGCGGCAGGATGCGGGACGCCGGAAATCTCGGCGACGAGGTGCGCCTGATGGTCGAACGCGGTGAGCGAAGCTTCGCTCGCGGAGATCGCGTCATGTTCCTTCGGAACGAACGCGGCCTCGGCGTCAAGAACGGCACGCTCGGCGCCATCGAACAGGTCAGCACGCAGAGCATGAGCGTTCGCACCGATGACGGTCGTTCCGTTCGTTTTGACCTGAAGGATTACGACCGCATCGACCACGGCTATGCCGCAACCATCCACAAAGCGCAGGGCATGACCGTGGACCGCACCCATGTCTTGGCCACGCCGGGTCTGGACGCCCACGGCGCCTATGTCGCCATGTCGCGCCACCGCGACCGCATGGAGTTGCATTATGGCCATGACGACTTCACGAGCCAGGACCGGCTTCTCGGCGCCCTGTCGCGCGACCGGGCGAAGGATATGGCGTCTGATTACGAGCGGCTCGAGCCGGCGCGCGATTATGCCGAACGGCGCGGGATCACTTTCCGCGCCCGCGTGGCCGAGATCGTCAAGAAGGCGCCCGAGAAGGTGCGCGGCATGTTCGACGGCCTGCGCCTGCCCGCCGCCGGCGGACAGGGGCCGGAAAGGAAGGTGGCGGAAGACCCGGAAGCGGCGCTGCGCCGCGCCCGCACCAAGGCGCTCATCCACCATGCCCGCGCCGTGGATGCGATCTTCGAGATGCAGGAGAGAGGCGGCAAGGCCAACCCGGAGCAGGTGAAGGAATTGCAGGAGGCCCGCAAGGTCTTCGAGGAGGTGCGGCCCTATGGCTCGCACGATGCCGAAGCCGCCTACAAGAAGAACCCGGAACTCGCCTCGGAAGTGGCCACGGGGCGCACCGCCCGCGCCATCCGCGCCCTACAGCTCGAAACCGAACTGCGCACCGATCCGCAGCGCCGCGCCGATCGCTTCGTGGAACGCTGGCGGGAGCTCGGCCAGACCAGCCAGCGCCAGTATCAGGCGGCGGACATGTCCGGCTACAAGGCCACGCGATCGGCGATGGGTGACATGGCGCAGAGCCTCGAACGCGATCCGCAGCTCGAGTCGATCCTCGCCGGCCGCAAGCGAGACCTCGGAATCGGGGTCGAATCGGGTCGCCGACTCGGATTGGAGCTCGCCTTCAGCCACGGCATCGACCTCGGTAGAGGCCGGAACATCGGACTTTGA
- a CDS encoding helix-turn-helix transcriptional regulator: MRQPDRIIRLRTVLARTGLSRSTIYRKIAEGTFPAQIKISANGAGWHESEIDRWVANPLAWRPVEEVDDGR, translated from the coding sequence GTGCGCCAACCAGACCGTATCATCCGCCTGAGAACCGTCCTCGCCCGGACCGGCCTGTCTCGGTCCACCATCTACCGCAAGATCGCCGAGGGCACCTTCCCCGCACAGATCAAAATCAGCGCCAACGGCGCGGGCTGGCATGAATCCGAAATCGACCGCTGGGTCGCCAACCCCCTTGCATGGCGGCCGGTGGAAGAGGTCGATGACGGTCGGTGA
- a CDS encoding tyrosine-type recombinase/integrase yields MPLTDTACRAAKGRASEYKLSDGGGLYLLVKPSGARLWNQAYRFSGKQKKLSHGAYPSVPLVEARRLRDEAKKLLASGVDPGANKKAAKLTAVISATNTFGGVAEEYLQRIEDEGAAASTVAKNRWLLVDLAGPDLGARPIADITPAEILALLQRIERSGRRETARRLRSLIGTVFRLAVATLRAKDDPTLLLRGALMAPKVQHRAAITDEKHLGALLVAIDAYDGWPTLRCALQFTALTFARPGEVRGATWAEIDAEEAIWRIDGARTKVRRPHDVPLSRQALDVLREVKEVARSTLVFPSIRSNARPLSENAMNAALRRMGFTQDEMTAHGFRAAASSILNERGFRPDVIEAALGHQDQNEIRRAYNRASYWQERIELMQAWSDCIDKFKRTP; encoded by the coding sequence ATGCCCCTGACAGATACAGCGTGCCGCGCCGCCAAGGGCCGGGCGTCGGAATACAAGCTCTCCGATGGCGGCGGGCTCTACCTCCTTGTGAAGCCGAGCGGCGCGCGGCTCTGGAACCAGGCATACCGGTTCAGCGGTAAGCAGAAGAAGCTCTCCCACGGCGCCTATCCCTCCGTTCCCCTCGTCGAGGCGCGGCGGCTGCGCGACGAAGCCAAGAAGCTGTTGGCCTCGGGAGTCGATCCTGGGGCCAACAAGAAGGCTGCGAAACTGACCGCTGTCATCTCGGCGACGAACACCTTCGGGGGCGTTGCCGAGGAATATCTGCAACGCATCGAGGACGAGGGCGCCGCCGCGTCCACCGTTGCGAAGAACCGATGGCTGCTCGTCGATCTTGCCGGCCCCGACCTTGGCGCCCGACCAATCGCGGATATCACGCCGGCGGAAATCCTCGCGTTGCTGCAACGGATCGAACGCAGCGGGCGCCGGGAGACGGCGCGGCGGCTGCGTAGCCTGATCGGCACCGTCTTCCGGCTCGCTGTCGCTACGCTGCGGGCCAAGGACGATCCGACTCTTCTGTTGCGCGGCGCCCTGATGGCGCCGAAGGTGCAGCATCGGGCCGCAATCACCGACGAGAAGCATCTCGGCGCGCTTCTGGTGGCCATAGACGCCTATGACGGCTGGCCGACGCTCCGGTGCGCTCTTCAGTTCACCGCGCTGACGTTTGCCCGCCCCGGCGAGGTCCGCGGCGCCACATGGGCGGAAATCGACGCGGAGGAGGCAATCTGGCGCATCGACGGCGCCCGCACCAAGGTTCGCCGGCCGCATGACGTGCCGCTCTCGCGACAGGCGCTCGATGTGTTGCGCGAGGTGAAAGAGGTCGCCCGGAGCACGCTCGTGTTCCCCTCTATCCGCTCCAATGCCCGCCCCCTGTCGGAGAACGCCATGAACGCGGCGCTGCGGCGCATGGGCTTTACGCAGGATGAGATGACCGCGCACGGCTTTCGGGCTGCGGCAAGCTCGATATTGAACGAACGGGGTTTCCGGCCCGACGTGATCGAGGCCGCGCTCGGGCATCAAGATCAGAACGAAATCCGGCGCGCCTACAACCGGGCGAGCTATTGGCAAGAGCGGATCGAACTGATGCAGGCGTGGTCAGACTGCATTGATAAATTCAAACGAACGCCGTGA
- a CDS encoding DUF1178 family protein, which produces MIRYSLRCAEGHEFESWFKDSAAFDRQAEQGAIACPICGSARVAKAIMAPHVARDVARAAPAADEGAALRAMVGLLREAIAAVTEDVGAAFPEEARRMQDGEAEQRAIRGRASLEEAKALIDEGIDILPFPGAPMEGH; this is translated from the coding sequence GTGATCCGCTATTCGCTCCGCTGCGCAGAGGGGCATGAGTTCGAGAGCTGGTTCAAGGACAGCGCAGCCTTCGACCGCCAAGCGGAGCAGGGCGCGATCGCTTGCCCCATTTGCGGCTCGGCGCGGGTCGCCAAGGCGATCATGGCTCCCCATGTGGCGCGCGATGTGGCGCGCGCCGCGCCGGCGGCGGACGAGGGCGCGGCGCTGCGCGCGATGGTCGGCCTCCTGCGCGAAGCGATCGCCGCCGTGACGGAGGATGTGGGCGCGGCCTTTCCGGAAGAGGCGCGCCGCATGCAGGACGGCGAGGCCGAGCAACGCGCGATTCGCGGACGGGCGAGCCTCGAGGAGGCGAAGGCGCTGATCGACGAAGGGATCGACATCCTGCCGTTTCCGGGTGCGCCGATGGAAGGTCATTGA
- the grxC gene encoding glutaredoxin 3 — protein sequence MPQIVIYTTSTCPYCRAAKQLLELKRIAYQEIPVDGDPQKRAEMSRLAEGRSTVPQIFIDGQPIGGCDDLYALESAGELDRLLGAGERAS from the coding sequence ATGCCGCAGATCGTCATCTACACCACCTCGACCTGCCCCTATTGCCGGGCGGCCAAGCAGCTGCTCGAGCTGAAGAGGATCGCCTATCAGGAGATTCCCGTCGACGGCGATCCGCAAAAGCGCGCCGAGATGAGCCGTCTCGCGGAGGGGCGCAGCACGGTTCCGCAGATTTTCATCGATGGACAGCCGATCGGCGGCTGTGACGATCTCTATGCGCTGGAGTCGGCCGGCGAGCTCGACCGTCTGCTCGGAGCGGGCGAGCGCGCGTCGTGA
- a CDS encoding ComF family protein — MTIAEPEARLETAPMRAARLLRGFGARLLDLVYPPVCLVCREAVATHGALCPACWGGMGFIERPYCERLGLPFDRDLGAGAISLAASADPPAFARARAVARYDSDKARSLAHRLKYYDRLELAEPLGRWMARAGAELLAEADLLVPIPLHRLRLAARRFNQSAALAQAISRESAVPVETAALERVKPTPPQVGLSRSQRAANMQGAFRLKPERAAAVHGRNIVLVDDVLTTGATVNAAARVLLRAGAARVDVLVLARVVDAA; from the coding sequence ATGACGATCGCTGAACCAGAGGCGAGGCTCGAAACCGCGCCGATGCGCGCCGCCCGGCTCCTGCGCGGGTTCGGCGCGCGGCTGCTCGACCTCGTCTATCCGCCGGTCTGCCTCGTCTGCCGCGAGGCGGTGGCGACGCATGGCGCGCTCTGTCCCGCCTGTTGGGGCGGGATGGGCTTCATCGAGCGGCCCTATTGCGAGCGGCTCGGCCTGCCTTTCGACCGCGATCTCGGCGCCGGCGCCATCTCGCTCGCGGCCAGCGCCGATCCGCCCGCGTTCGCGCGGGCGCGCGCCGTCGCCCGCTATGACAGCGACAAGGCGCGCAGCCTCGCGCATCGCCTGAAATATTACGACCGGCTGGAGCTGGCCGAGCCGCTCGGCCGTTGGATGGCCCGCGCCGGCGCCGAGCTGCTCGCAGAGGCCGATCTTCTCGTCCCTATTCCGCTGCATCGGCTGCGTCTCGCCGCGCGCCGCTTCAACCAATCGGCGGCGCTGGCGCAGGCGATCTCGCGCGAGAGCGCCGTGCCGGTCGAGACCGCGGCGCTGGAGCGCGTGAAGCCGACGCCGCCGCAGGTCGGATTGTCGCGCTCGCAGCGGGCCGCCAACATGCAGGGGGCTTTTCGGCTGAAGCCGGAGAGGGCCGCCGCCGTCCACGGCCGCAATATCGTGCTCGTCGACGATGTGCTGACGACCGGCGCGACGGTGAACGCTGCGGCCCGGGTCTTGCTGAGAGCCGGGGCGGCGCGCGTCGACGTGCTGGTGCTCGCGCGCGTCGTCGACGCCGCCTGA
- a CDS encoding carbon-nitrogen hydrolase family protein codes for MKVTLIQMNSVSDKAANLAAAGALIEQAVRDERPDWICLPEVFDFIGGNRADKAAAAETLPGGPAYSLCSELARRHGVFIHAGSILEKIPGEDRFHNTTLAFDRRGEEVARYRKIHMFDITAPDGAQYRESAAFKPGDAVVTYDCEGLTIGCAICYDLRFPYLFQKLAEKGAQIVALPSAFTMVTGKDHWEVLLRARAIESQTYVIAPNQTGAHKAGHETRVSYGHSLVADPWGHVVARASDGVGFVSTRIDPERIRRVRAMIPVASHKVTLPA; via the coding sequence ATGAAAGTCACTTTGATCCAGATGAACTCCGTCAGCGACAAAGCCGCCAATCTCGCCGCCGCGGGGGCGCTGATCGAGCAGGCCGTGCGCGACGAGCGGCCTGACTGGATCTGTCTGCCCGAGGTGTTCGATTTCATTGGCGGCAATCGCGCCGACAAGGCCGCCGCCGCCGAGACGCTGCCCGGAGGCCCCGCCTATTCGCTATGCAGCGAGCTCGCCCGCCGTCATGGCGTGTTCATCCACGCCGGCTCCATCCTCGAGAAAATCCCCGGCGAGGATCGCTTCCACAACACCACCCTCGCCTTCGACCGCCGCGGCGAGGAGGTGGCGCGCTACCGCAAGATTCATATGTTCGACATCACCGCCCCGGACGGCGCTCAATATCGCGAGAGCGCCGCCTTCAAACCGGGAGACGCCGTCGTCACTTATGACTGCGAGGGGCTCACCATCGGCTGCGCCATCTGCTATGATCTGCGCTTTCCATATCTTTTTCAAAAGCTTGCAGAGAAAGGGGCGCAGATCGTCGCCCTCCCCTCCGCCTTCACCATGGTCACCGGCAAGGATCATTGGGAGGTGCTGCTGCGCGCCCGCGCGATCGAGAGCCAGACCTATGTGATTGCGCCGAATCAGACCGGAGCGCACAAGGCCGGCCATGAGACGCGCGTCAGCTATGGCCATTCGCTGGTCGCCGATCCCTGGGGCCATGTCGTCGCGAGGGCGTCCGACGGCGTCGGCTTCGTCTCGACGCGAATCGATCCCGAGCGCATCCGCAGGGTGCGGGCCATGATTCCGGTCGCGAGCCATAAGGTCACGCTGCCGGCCTGA
- a CDS encoding integration host factor subunit alpha, producing the protein MTKKIEPGRTLTRAALREAVYSCCPTLSRAEARQILDATFEEISDALVRGEPVKLRSFGSFNVRAKRERVGRNPKTGVEAPICSRKVLTFKASPVLIAQVNGQSTEHLEEAD; encoded by the coding sequence ATGACCAAGAAAATCGAACCAGGGCGCACTTTGACGCGGGCCGCCCTGCGTGAGGCCGTCTACAGCTGTTGCCCAACGCTGTCGCGCGCCGAAGCCCGTCAGATTCTCGACGCCACTTTCGAGGAGATCAGCGACGCTCTGGTCCGCGGCGAGCCGGTGAAGCTGCGCTCTTTCGGCAGCTTCAACGTGCGCGCCAAGCGCGAGCGCGTCGGCCGCAATCCCAAGACCGGCGTCGAGGCGCCGATCTGCTCGCGCAAGGTGTTGACGTTCAAGGCCTCGCCGGTGCTGATCGCGCAGGTCAACGGACAGTCGACCGAGCATTTGGAAGAGGCGGATTGA